The Pseudomonas sp. Marseille-Q3773 DNA window TTCGCGCTGGCCGCGCACACCGCGGTAGCGGTCGTCCAGGCCGTAGATGGTGGTGTTGTACTGATCATGCGAGCGCATCGATTGCAGGATCAGGTCGGGCAGTTGGCCGCTGGCGCTTACACGCGCGTCGAGCAGGGTGTCGGGCAGCAGGTTGGCCTTGAAGTTGGCCCGGCGGGTACTGGTTTTCCACTCGCGGCTGGCGGCGCTGTTGCCCAGGTAGAAACCGCCCGGCTGGCGCAGGCGCTGGTTGAAACCGCTGAAGCCGGCAATGGTATCGCCAATCAGGTCGCGGATGCGGTCGTAATCGGCCACCAGCCAATGCCAGTCCACCGGGTTCTTGCCCAGGGTCGCGGCGGCGATACCGGCGACGACCGCCGGCTCCGAGCGCATCTGCGGCGACAGCGGTTTCAGCTGGCCATTGGATGCGTGGACCATGCTAAACGAGTCCTCCACGGTCACCGCCTGTGGCCCATCGGCCTGCAGGTCGATGTCGGTCCGCCCCAGGCACGGCAGGATCAGCGCCTGCTTGCCATGCACCAGGTGGCTGCGGTTGAGCTTGGTGCTGATGTGCACGGTCAGTTCGCAGTTGCGCAGCGCCTGGGCAGTGCGCTCGGTGTCTGGCGTCGCCTGGGCGAAGTTGCCACCCAGGCCGATGAACACCTTGGCCCGGCCCTCGAGCATGGCGTGAATCGCCTCGACGGTGTTGTGGCCCTGCTGCCGTGGCACGGCGAAGCCAAAGCGCTTTTCCAAGGCATCGAGCAAGGCCACTGGCGGGCGCTCGTTGATGCCCATGGTGCGGTCACCCTGCACGTTGCTATGGCCACGCACCGGGCACAGGCCCGCGCCTGGCACGCCGATATTGCCGCGCAACAGCTGCAGGTTGACGATTTCCTGAATGGTCGGCACCGAGTGGCGGTGCTGGGTGATGCCCATTGCCCAGCACATGATTACCCGTTTGCCACGGCAATACATGCGTGCAGCCAGTTCGATATCGGCCAGGGACAGGCCGGACTGCGCCTGGATGTGTTGCCACGGGGTGGCGTCCACCACCGCCAGGTAGTCGTCGACACCGTGGCCGTGCTCGGCGATGAAGGTGTGGTCGAACACCGCCGGTTCGCCCTTGGCCTGGGCTTCGCGCTCCCACTGCAACATGAACTTGGCCATGCCGCGCAGCATCGCCATGTCGCCGCCGAGGGCTGGGCGGAAGTACGCGGTGTTGGTCGGGCGGTCGCTGTTGGTCAGCATTTCCAGCGGGTGCTGCGGGTGCTGGAAGCGCTCCAGGCCACGCTCCTTGAGCGGGTTGACGCACACCACCTGGGCACCGCGCTTCACTGCGTCGCGCAGCGGGTCGAGCATGCGCGGGTGGTTGGTGCCCGGGTTCTGGCCCCAGACGAAGATCGCATCGGCGTGTTCGAAGTCGTCGAAGGTGACGGTGCCCTTGCCCACCCCGATGCTTTGCGCCAGGGCCACCCCACTGGCTTCGTGGCACATGTTCGAACAGTCGGGGAAGTTGTTGGTGCCGTAGGTGCGCACGAACAGCTGGTAAAGGTACGCCGCTTCGTTGCTGGCGCGGCCCGAAGTGTAGAACTCGGCCTGGTCAGGGCTGGCCAGCTTGTTCAGTTCGCGCCCGATCATGGCGAAGGCGGCATCCCAGCTGATCGGCAGGTAGCGGTCGCTGGGGGCGTCGTAGACCATCGGTTCGGTCAGGCGCCCCTGATATTCGAGCCAATAGTCGCTCTGGCCCAGCAGCGAAGTGACGCTGTAGCGGGCAAAAAAGGCTGCATCGACGCGGCGCTTGGTCGCTTCCCAGTTCACCGCCTTGGCACCGTTCTCGCAGAACTTGACCATACCGCTTTCCGGCGAGTCGCCCCAGGCGCAGCCGGGGCAGTCGAAACCGCCGTTCTGGTTGGTCTTGAGCAGTGCGCGAATGTTCTTCAGCGCGTTGTCGCTGCCGACCCAGGCCTTGGCCACGCTGCGCAGCGCACCCCAGCCACCGGCGGGGCCGGGGTAGGGCTTGTAGCGAGGGGGGGAGGCTGGGGCGTTTTCCGGGATGTGCTGGGACGAGGGCACGACTGTTACGACTCCGCCACGGGGCTATAGACCCGCGGTGCGCTGTGCTTGGGCAGATGGATGAGATTGAGGTTGTGCTTGCGTGCCCATTGCAGGGCAAGGCCGGTCGGCGCGGACAGGCTGACCAGCGTCTGGATACCGGCACGCAGCACCTTCTGGATCAGCTCCAGGCTGCAGCGGCTGGTGACGATGGCCAGGCCACCGTGACTGTCGATGCCCTGACGCAGCAGGGCGCCGATCAGCTTGTCGAGGGCGTTATGCCGACCGATGTCTTCGCGGCCGAGCAGCAGTTCGCCGTGGCGGTCCATGAACAGCGCCGCATGTACCGCGCCGCAATGCTGGCCGAGTGGCTGGAAAGCATCGATGCGTTCACGCAGCCCGGCCAGCCAGTGCGCGGGCGGCAAGGGGGCACCCGGCAGCTCGGCCAGCTCTGGCAATGCCTGTTCCAGCGCTTCGACGCCGCACAGGCCACAACCACTGGTACCGGCCAGCTGGCGGCGCTGGTTTTTCAGGTTCCAGAACGCACGGCTGGAAATCTCCAGGTCGGCATACATCGCCGAGCCACTGCCGGAGAGCTTCAAGTCGTAGATTTCCGCAGTACCTTCGACAATGCCGCTGCCGACACTGAAGCCGACCGCGAAGTCTTCCAGGTCGGTGGGGCTGACCAGCATCACCGCCTGGTTCAGGCCGTTGTAGGCGATGGCCAGGGCCACTTCTTCGGCCAGGGGGGTGCTGTCGCGTCTGGCGTCGTTGAGCTGGACGTAATCGTAGGTGTTGC harbors:
- a CDS encoding FdhF/YdeP family oxidoreductase, whose amino-acid sequence is MPSSQHIPENAPASPPRYKPYPGPAGGWGALRSVAKAWVGSDNALKNIRALLKTNQNGGFDCPGCAWGDSPESGMVKFCENGAKAVNWEATKRRVDAAFFARYSVTSLLGQSDYWLEYQGRLTEPMVYDAPSDRYLPISWDAAFAMIGRELNKLASPDQAEFYTSGRASNEAAYLYQLFVRTYGTNNFPDCSNMCHEASGVALAQSIGVGKGTVTFDDFEHADAIFVWGQNPGTNHPRMLDPLRDAVKRGAQVVCVNPLKERGLERFQHPQHPLEMLTNSDRPTNTAYFRPALGGDMAMLRGMAKFMLQWEREAQAKGEPAVFDHTFIAEHGHGVDDYLAVVDATPWQHIQAQSGLSLADIELAARMYCRGKRVIMCWAMGITQHRHSVPTIQEIVNLQLLRGNIGVPGAGLCPVRGHSNVQGDRTMGINERPPVALLDALEKRFGFAVPRQQGHNTVEAIHAMLEGRAKVFIGLGGNFAQATPDTERTAQALRNCELTVHISTKLNRSHLVHGKQALILPCLGRTDIDLQADGPQAVTVEDSFSMVHASNGQLKPLSPQMRSEPAVVAGIAAATLGKNPVDWHWLVADYDRIRDLIGDTIAGFSGFNQRLRQPGGFYLGNSAASREWKTSTRRANFKANLLPDTLLDARVSASGQLPDLILQSMRSHDQYNTTIYGLDDRYRGVRGQREVLFANEADILRLGFQPGQKVDIVSLWGDGHVRRVQGFTLLAFDIPAGQAAAYYPEVNPLVPLESVGDGSYTPTSKFIAIKLERAQGDGRIL
- the fdhD gene encoding formate dehydrogenase accessory sulfurtransferase FdhD: MKSKPPLCAASPLSMPAASNTYDYVQLNDARRDSTPLAEEVALAIAYNGLNQAVMLVSPTDLEDFAVGFSVGSGIVEGTAEIYDLKLSGSGSAMYADLEISSRAFWNLKNQRRQLAGTSGCGLCGVEALEQALPELAELPGAPLPPAHWLAGLRERIDAFQPLGQHCGAVHAALFMDRHGELLLGREDIGRHNALDKLIGALLRQGIDSHGGLAIVTSRCSLELIQKVLRAGIQTLVSLSAPTGLALQWARKHNLNLIHLPKHSAPRVYSPVAES